The Pontibacter korlensis sequence GCATGGCATGGTTTACAGTAACAAATGGTCCGCCCTTCAGGCTAAAGGTCATGGTGCCATAGTCTCCGGCAGGCATTAGCCAAGTGTTGTCTGCATAAACAGGATTCCAGTTCCAGCAGTCTCCTCCTTCTTCCATACAAGCTCCTTCCCAGCCGTTATCGGTGCCGTAGAAGTATAATGGGCCGTCAAAGTATTTTGCCTCAATGTCCAGTATCCAGGTTTTCTCTTCTCCCACACCTCCAGTCAGAGCTGTCCAAAGTGGGTCGTCCACGTAGTTCAGGTTATCTTCTGTAACCTCAATCGTTACCGGATCCATTTCTACTACTCCACCAGCTGTCATGGCAGAAAACTTAATCACGTACTCTCCCTGGAAGGCAAAGCGAACAGTATCTACGGCACGGTTAGAGCGGCCAGTGCCGTAGTCCCACATTGACACGGTGCCTGGAGTCTCGTTTATCAGGATGACGGTGTTGCCTCCCTCATCAATAGACCTGTCCTGTACTACCCTGAAGTGAATTTCATCCTTGCTGAGCATCCTGCCCAACTCGGGACTGTCGTCCTCGCACGATGTTATCAGGAACACCGGCAAAAGCAGTAGGTACCAAAGTATTTTAAAGCTTTTCATCTGTTATCTTTTTATGTTCAGACAGTACCTCCTGGTTTAGGCAAGCCTATGCCTAAAGCATAGAGGTTTCAATCTCTTTTCAGCACTTCTGTTACCAACCCATGTTCTGGGTTAAGACACCATCAGACAAAGTGATCTCGTTATAAGGTATCTGCTGCAGCCCTTGTGTCTGGCTTATGTTGCTGGCAGAAATAGTCTTTGTCACTTCAGTTCCGCCGTTCAGCAGCGTAGTGGTTTCGGCTATGGTAGCTGCGGCCGTCTCTACTCCCTGGCGCAACAGGTCCCAGTAGCGGTGGCCCTCGAAGGCAAATTCCAGGCGTCGCTCTGTCATTATGTTTTGCTGCGTTACAGCTAATGGCGTGAAGTTATCCTGGTAAGCACGCTTCCGCACCATATCGAAGTATGTCTGCGCATGAGGGCTACCCAACTCGGCTGCCATCAGCAGCACATCAGCATATCGGATAGAGAAGTAGTCCTGGTACTGCCCGATCATGAAGTTGGTAGCACCACTACTCACCGGAACGCTGTTTCCGTTTTCGTCTACCATTGGCGTATACTTCTTATTGTAGTAGCCAGTATACTCCCTTTGCTTCTCCTGATTCACGAAAGGAATTTCTTCTTCCTCAATGGCAATGATGGAGGCTGTTCTGCGCGTATCGTTTTCGCTGTAGGCATTCCACAGCCTTGGGTTCACGGTACCACCACCCCAACCGTTGCCATACGGGAAGTAAGCTTGTTCGCGCATACCCAGCATTACCATCCAATGGTTGCCGTCGGTGTTGCCATCGTAGTCGCTGGTGTAAGTATACCTAACTGAGAAGATGATCTCCTTATTTGTCTCTCCTGCAAAATTTTGCAGAGAAGCTGCTGGCCAAAGTCTGGCAAAGTCCTCTACCAGTCCGTGTCCGCTGCTGGCAATCACATCCTCCAGGTAAGCCAGTGCCTGATCTTTTGTGATAACGCCTGCAAGATCACCTCTTCCGTAATAGCCAGTATAGTATAGGAAAACACGCCCGATTAAAGACTCAGCCGCCCATTTAGTTACACGACCGTAAGTGGCAGGTGACTGTGCCGGGTAAGACACCGATGCAAGGTTCTCAGCAGCAAACTTCAGGTCCTCAGCAATTACGGCGTATACTTCCTCTGGCGCTACCTGTGGTAGATTTTCACGCGATGGCTCGGTCAGCAAAGGAATATTTCCCCACAGCCTTACCATGTCAAAGTATAAGTACGCGCGCAGGAACCTTGCTTCTGCCTCATATGTGGTTCTCAGTTCCTCATTACCTGTCCAATCAATCTGGTCCATCTTGTTGAGGAGCACATTACAGCGATAAACGGCACGGTAGTAGGCTGTCCAGTTAGCACCGAACAGGTTTTGATCTGATGGAGAACGTTGCCTGTCAAACTCGTCGAGCATCTGATAACCAAAGCCATCAGAGTTACCTGTGCCTCCAAAGGTGTTGTCAGACATCACCTCAGATGCTACCGGAAAGCTTACGCCATCGGCCCAGACTACCTGCAGGCCATCGTAGCAACCAACCAGTGCCTTGAAGGCATCGTCAGGTGTTCTGTAAAAGTTTTCTTCAGTGGCTGTTATTATTGGTTCTGCATCGAGAAAATCATCGCCACAGCTCCCCAGGGTAAGAAGTCCTAAAGACAGTACCAGTATATTTAACTTTTTCATACTTCTGTTTTCTAGATGTTAGAATCTGATGTTTGCACCGATCATGGTTGTTCTTGGGCGTGGGTAATACCCCAGGTCTACCCCTTGAGCAAAGCCAATAGAGTAACCAATCTCAGGATCCATGCCGTTGTAGCGGGTAAAGGTGTACAGGTTCTGCACTGATGCATACAGCCTCACTTGCTTGATAAAGCCTTTGTTTAGCAGCTTACCGAAGTCATAGCCCAGCGTTACGTTGCTTATTCTCAGGAAGTCACCGTCGTGGATGTACAGGTCTGAGAAGTTGGTCCAGTTGCGGTTGTCTTCTGTTACACGTGGCATGGTGTTAGATGAACCCGGCCCGTGCCAGCGATCCAGGATGGATGCTGAGTAATTGGCAAACTGGTTGGCCTGGTTACGGTAAGATTGCACGATGTCGTTTCCGGCAACACCTGAGGCTAATACCGATATATCGAAGCCCTTGTAGTTAGCCGACAAAGTCGCGCCAAAAGTATACTCTGGGTTCGGGTTACCGATCATCACTCTATCCTGATCGTTAATGATGCCATCACCATTCTGATCGACAAACTTAACATCCCCTGGTCTTGCATTTGGCTGTATTACCCTGCCCTCGCCTGAGCGGTAAGAGCCAACCTCTTCTTCTGTCTGGAAGATACCTGCTGTCTCAAGACCCCAGAAGTACCCGATTGGGTAGCCGTTCTGTGCTCTGTAGAATTCTAAAGAGTTATCGTAAAGCTGATTGATTTCACCGTGGATGATACCGTCCGTGGTAGGAATCTGGCCTACCTTGTTTTTGTTGTAGGCTCCGTTTACGCCGACAGAGTAGTTAAACTCCCCAATCTTGTCGCTGTAGTTAAGGGCTAATTCCACACCTGTGTTGCGCACATCGCCACCGTTAACATATGGCGGCAGGCCACCTGCTGTGGCAGGCACGCGTGCCTCAATCAGCCAGTCTTTTGTGATCTTACTGTACCAGTCGAATGTAACGCTGATCTTGTTGTTCAGCAGGTAAGCATCAAAACCGAAGTTGGTCTGCTCCGACGTTTCCCACTGCAAGTCCAGGTTGCTCAGGCGGCTTGGGAAAGCACCAGGTGTCAGCAGTGCATCGCCAGGTACCAGGGCACCTTCTCCTGGGCCAAAAGTATAGTTTGTGTTGTTGAAGTTAACCTGAGCCATGTATCTGAACGCAGGAATGTTTTGGCTACCTACCTGCCCCCAGCTACCGCGCAGCTTAAAGTAATCCAGCCACTCTGCTGAGTTTTGCAGGAATGCCTCCTCAGACACTACCCAACCGGCTGAAACGGATGGGAAGTAACCCCAACGGTTATTTGGAGCAAATCTGGAAGAACCATCTGCACGAAAAGTGGTATTCAGCAAATACTTCTCTTTATAGTTGTAGTTGAGCCTTCCGAAGTACGACATTCTTCTGTCCTGATCGTATGGTGCACCTGTCAGGCTGATGTTAACTCCGTCGGCATTAGTGGCATTGCTTAGCCATGCGTGCTCCAGATCGTTGAAGATGAGGTTCGTGTTGCTGCCGTAGATACTGGAGCCGTCGTTCTGGAAAGCAGAAGAACCAATCATCGCCTCAAAACCGTGGTCCTGGCCTAACGTGAAGTTGTAGCTCAGCAAGTTGTCCCACAGCAAGGTTCTACCCTTGTTCAGGGACTGGCTGGCTCTGGTAAAGTCGTTAAAGTTGTAAATCGACAATCTGTAGGTCGGGGTAAAGGAACGGCTTTCGCCTGCCGAATAATCCACCCCTAAACTTGTTCTGAACTTAAGGTTCTTGATCGGCTCAATAGACAAGTAAACATCGCCGAGCAACCTTTGGCTGTTTCTTCTGTTCTGGTTGCTGTACACCATCTGGGCGTAAGGGTTAGCCTCCCCACCACCTGTCCATGCTGCGCCTGAGTTATCCCAGAAGTTGCCCTCCTCATCATACATCGGTACAAAAGGGCTTGTGTTGAAGGCACCTCTTAAGGAGTTGTTATACTGGTTGCCTACACCAATACCGTTGTTGTTGATGTAGGCGAAAGTCAGGTGCTCCCCTATCTTTACCACATCCTTGTACAGGTTGTGTTCAGTGTTGATTCTGAAGTTGTAGCGCTCATAGAAAGAGAGATCCTTGCCACCTACAATACCCTCCTGCGAAGTATAAGAAAGGCCTGTGGAGAAGGAAGAACCTTCAGAAGCGCCCTGGGCACCAAACGAGTAGTTTTGGGTTACAGCGTTATCTACAAACATTTCATCAAGCCAGTTTGTACCCTCGCCCATAGCCGCAATTTCTTCATTCGTAAAGCGCGGCAGCTTGCCTGAGTTAATCATCGCCTCGTTCATGATAGAGGCATACTCACGCGCATTTAGCATGTCGTGCTTCTTGGCCACATTCTGTACGCCGTAGTAAGTATCAAACGTGATCTGTGTTGGCTGGCCGGCCTTACCTGATCTGGTGGTGATGAGTACCACACCGTTGGCCGCCTGCGATCCGTAAATAGCGGCGGAAGCAGCATCTTTCAACACATCGATAGACTGAATATCAGCCGGGTTCAGGAAAGAGATGTCGCTGGTTAGTACACCGTCCACGACATACAGAGGACCGGAGTTACCGATGGTACCCAAGCCACGCACTAATACTCTCATTCCCTCACCAGGCTGACCTGAAGTAGAAGAAATCTGCACACCAGGAGCCTGGCCTTGTAAAGCCTGCAGTGCGTTTGTGGTACTCTGCTTCTGGATTTCCTCACCAGATACCTGCGTGGTAGCACCAGTTACCAGCTTCTTCTGCTGTGTACCGTAGCCAACTACCACTACCTCTTCCAGTGCCTTCACATCCTCACCGAGCGCCACATTTATTTGGCTCCGGTTATTTACGGCTACCTCTTGCGGTACAAAGCCAGTAAAGGAGAAGATCAGAGTGGCATTACCGGAAGGAATCTGCAGCTGATAGTTACCTTCTGCATCAGAAACAGTTCCTTTTGTTGGGTCACTTTTCATGCGCACACTTACACCAGGCAGGCCCATTCCATCTGCACCAGATGTTACCCGCCCGCTGACAGTATGCTGAGCGTAGGCCATACTGCATAGGCAGCATAGCCAGACTAATAGTAAGACTTTCCTCATGGAATTTTACTTTAGGTTAAGTTTTAAAAGTTCATCAATACAGCAGCAGTATTTATCACTGTAGTTTTACAGTCTTAGCCTTACCGGTGTATTTTACTGTTCTCACAGGCTTGGCATCAAACTGAAGCGCTTTAGGGTTGTTTCGGTCTACAAACACCACGTTGAAAGCTCTCTTTTTCAGCATTCCGTCAAACTCACCCTGGCGCTTGCCTATCGTTAATGTTTTAGAGGCTTCGTTATAGGTGATTGGAATGGTCGCAAACTTTCCGTTCTCGTAGTTGTAGTTGGTGTTCTCGTCTTCGTAAAGCTCGAACTTGCCGTCTTTGCCACCATATACATACAGCGTAATAAGGTCGGCAGGCTTCTCGGTGGTGTATTCAATCTCAGGCCCGTATGGAAGTATGGCGCCTTCTTTCACAAAGATTGGCATGCGCTCATAAGGGGCATCGGCATTAACTTCCTGTCCTCCCTGCACATACTTGCCGTCGTACAGGTTGTACCACCCGGTGTTGGCTGGCAAGTATACTTTTCTGGAAGTGGCATGTCGCTCGTATACAGGGTTAATGAGCAGGCTCGGACCGAACATGAACTGATCGCCTATGTTCTGCACTTTCTTATCAGCTCCGAAATCCATGACCAGGGCACGCATAATGGTGTAGTCGTTATGATACACATGACCTGCCAGAGAGTAGATGTATGGCATCAGACGGTAACGCAGCTTGTTATAGTAGACAATAGACTGGTAAGCCTTGTGGTCTTCAGGTGCGATGTTAAACACCTCGCGGTAAGGGTACTGCCCGTGGGCACGGTATAGCGGTGTGAAGGTACCAAACTGATACCAACGGGTATTCAGCTCTCTCCACTCTTCCAGTGCATCTCCTTGTGGCTCTGGTCTATCATACTTATTCTCCACAAAAAAGCCGCCGATATCGGTTGTCCAGTAAGGCAGGCCAGACATAGAGAAGTTTAGACCAGCAGGAATCTGGCGCGCCATCTCCGGGAAAGTAGAGGCAATGTCTCCGCTCCAGGTGGCGGCACCGTAGCGCTGCAACCCGGCAAAAGCCGAGCGTGTCAGGATAAACACGCGCTCGTTCGGGTTCACGCTTCGCTGCCCTTCGTATATGCCTTTGTTATGTACCAACACATAAGCGTTGAAGTACTTATCGGCAGCCCCTAGGTAAGTCGGGTTCATGAGCGTTTTCCGGTGCTCAATAGAAGAGTTGGAAAGAATGTCTGGCTCGGTAGCATCCTGCCACCAGGCATCCACGCCAAGGCTATACAGTTTCTCGCTAAGCAGCTCCCAGAACATCTTTCTACCTTCCGGATTGAAGGCATCGTAAAAAGTAGAAACATATCCCTTCCCGATCCAGTCACGGATACCTTCATTTATACTTGTTTTATAGAGTAGGCCCTTCTCGTCAAACTTCTTATAGGCGTCTATGCCCTCGTAAAACTTAGGCCAGGTAGAAATCATGAAGTGCACATTATACTTGTTATGCAGCTCATCAATCATACCCTTTGGATCAGGAAAGCGCTTCTCATCAAACTCCTGGCTACCCCACTGATCCTCTTCCCAGTAAGACCAGTCCTGCACGATATTATCGATCGGGATGTGGCGCTCACGAAACTCTTTTACCACGTTCATGAGCTCTTCTTGGGTCTTGTAGCGCTCACGGCTTTGCCAGAAGCCCATCGCCCACTTAGGCATTACCTGGGCGTCTCCTGTAAGGGTACGGTAGCCGCTGATCACCTCGTCCATGTTGTTGCCATACACGAAGTAGTAGTCTATCTCATCTCCGGCCTCAGAGGCAAAAGAGAACTTATCTTTATTCTGCTGGCTGATCGGCGTTAAGTAACGCAGCGCGAGGTAAGACTGTCCGCCATCTGGCTTCCACTCTATTCTGAAAGCGTGTTTCTGGCCCTTCTTCAGTTCATGGGCAAAAACCGATAGGCCCGGGTTCCAGGCTTCGCGCCAGTTATCCAGCAACACCTTATTATCAATCCACACTTTTACATAGCCTGAAGAAGGCATGGTAAAATGATGCTCACCTGTTTCATCGCTTTCAATAAAGCCTTCCCAGGTGATGGTGCCTCCCTCCAGAGAGTATCCCTCCGGAAAGTCATCCTGCTGTTGCAGGAACTCGTAGTTGATCTCCTTCTCCTGGCGCACGATAGGCGCTTTACCTGATTTTGGATCAGATATATAAGTAGCGGTCAGAGCGCCCGGCTTCTGATCTTTGGTGTAAAGTTTCAGCTTAGAAATCTCCTGGTACGGCCTTACATCACCAAACTTAGTGATAGAGGTGTTGTCCCAGAGAACACCGTAGTTCCTGCTGGATACCATAAAGGGAACCACTGCCACAGAGTTATACTGCGTTAGGTCTACCTGCCAGCCTCTGTAGTTAAGCAGCCCTGCCTGGTGCTGACCTAAACCATACCAGGCTTCATCGCTGCTCGTGTCAAATGTTTTATGCAGGCTGTAGCTTTTCTCATTGTTCAGGAGCTGCACAGGCTTAAAAGTGTCCTCACCACCATAGTTCTCCTTTAGCACCACCTTACCGTTCTTGTCGTAAAAGGTCACTTCTCCTGTGTTGGCTGCTACTTCTACTTTAAGAGCATCCGTGGTTAACACCAGGTCCTTTCCGTTTTCCTGTATGCGCCACTGCGGTTTGGCTTTTTGCCCATCTACCACCACTAAACTTGGCAGGTCCTCAAACGCACTCTTTGGACTAGACACAACCTGGATAATCTTGTCCGATACAACGCGAAGCTTCACAAACTGAGGATCCCCGGCTGCCTTTTTCTCCAGTTGAACCAGCACTCCGTCGTCCAGCTTCTTAAAGCTCTTAACAGTAGGGCCGCTGAATGAAGAAAGTGAAGCCAATAAGAGTAGGTAAAACGTATTCCTTATTCTCATATGTAAATTGTACTGGTTAAAGTTTGATGGAATATTACCTGTGAGCAGTCACTTAAAATCTATAAGGAAGTAAGTGATTACGCATCTAAGGTAACAGAATGTTAATATCAGGAGGGGTATCAAATGTTTCATAGATGAGAACAACATGTTAACACCCGCTTATACTGGCAATAAAAGCACATTTATCCAGCACAACATGTTACACCAGGAAACATACAGGCAAAAAAGGGTGTGCCCATGATCTTGTCAATAGACCATGGGCACACCCTTTTACAAGTACAAAAGTAAATTATAACGGCTACTTAAAATTGCTGGGCATGAAGCACATCAGGCATAAAAGGACTAAATATTTTGTACTTAACTAATTTCCTCTTCGTACTGCCGCACACTTTCTGCATAAGCCGAAGGCAGCACCTGATACTCCTCCTTAAAATATTTTGTAAAGTATTTCCGGTTATTAAACCCAACCTTATAAGCAACTTCCGACACGGTCAGCTGGCTCTTCTCCAGTAGCCGGGCAGCATGCTGCAGCCTTATCTTTCGGATAAACTCCACAGGGGAGGTTCCGGTGAGTGACACCATCTTTTTATATAGATGAACCCTGCTTATAGCAAGTTCTTTACTCATGTACTCGACTGAGAAGTCTGGGTTTGACAGATTCTCCTCCACTAGCTTGATGGCTCTTTGTATCAGCTTGTCATCTAACGACACAATCTCTTCCTGACTGGTTTGCACACTTATCTTCTTCTCAAGCGCTTTGTGCAGCAACTGGTTCTGTGTAACCAGGTTGTTAACCCGCGAAAGCAAGAGCTCGAAGCTGAAAGGCTTCGTAATATAGTCGTTAGCACCAATGTTAAGGCCTCTAAGCTTTTGCTCCTCTGCAGTATGAGCTGAAAGCAGCAGGAACGGAATATGAGAGGTTCTGGAATCGCCTTTAACCTTTTTGCAGAACTCTAAACCGTCTAATACCGGCATCATCAGATCGCTGATAATAAGGTCAGGCATGTTTGCCAAGGCTTTCTGCCAACCCTCCTTACCATTTGGAGCCTCCAGCACATCAAAGTGTACTTCAAGATTATCCTTTAGGTAAGCCAGAAAATCCTCATTGTCTTCTACAAGCAACAGAACCGGCTTTTCTTTAACAGGCTTCTTCAGAACCTTTTCTTTTACGCTTAACTCTACTTCCTCTAAGCAGGCTACATCCTCTACAGGTACAACACTTTCTGTAACATGCGCTTCCACCACAGCAACTGGTGCTATTTCTTTCATCGGTATCCGGACAGTAAAGCAGCTACCAATGCCCAATTCGCTTTCCAAGCTAATTTGCCCTCCATGAATTTTAACGAACTCGCTCGTAATGGCTAACCCGATTCCGCTACCCTGATTTACCAGGCTAGTGGGCAGATCGCTCCTAAAGAAGCGTTCAAAAACCTTCTCCTGTTCGTCTTTGGCAATTCCTATACCTGTATCCTGCACCTTCAGCTCAAGCATCTTCATTCCCTCTGCCACAGCTTCAGTTTGCAGCACTTTTACTGTTACATCTACCTTGCCACCTTCATTAGTAAACTTAAATGCGTTACTCAATAGGTTAAACAGTACTTTCTCCAGCTTATCCATGTCAAACGAAGTATACCACGAATTGGCATCTGCTTGAAAAGACAGGGAGATGTTTTTTTTCTCGGACAGATCAGAAAAGGACTGCACAGAAGTTTGCAAAAACTTAATCACGTTGCCCTCCGATAGGTGCAGCTGCGCTTCTTCAACCTCCAGCTTCCGGAAATCCAGCAACTGGTTTACCAGGTTCAGAAGCCTTTTAGAGTTGCGGTTCATCATCTCGAACTGCTTTAGCTGTTCGGCATCGGAGGTTGATTTAAGCAGTTTCTCTAACGGAGCCAGTATTAATGCTAGAGGAGTCCTGAACTCGTGACTGATATTTGTAAAGAACCGTATCTTAACTTGATTAAGCTCCTGCATTTGCTGTACTTCCCGCTTCTCCTGCTCACGCAGAAATTTTCGCCTGTTTCGCCTAAGCTCAAACTCCCGTACAGAGTAAAGCAGGCCAAGGCTTAGCAGCACATATAACACATAGGCAGTGGTTGTTCTCCAGAACGGCGCCAGTACGGTTAATTTCATACTGATACCTTCCTCACTCCAGACGCCATCGCTGTTGGAAGCCACAACTCTAAACTCATAATCCCCCGGGTCCAGGTTTGTATAAGTAGCTTGGCGGGTGCCTGGGCTGGTTTCATGCCAGTCTTTGTCAAATCCCTCCAGCTTATATTTGTACCTGATCCTGTCAGGGTGAATAAAGCTAAGCGCGGCAAAGCCTATCGTCAGCACATCTTCGTCATGCTTCAGCTCGATATGAGGCCCCTCTGATAGCGCCTTCGCCAGTACTACACGATCATCCCTCACCTCACCTACCTTCAGGCTTTTATTGAAAAGCTGAAAGTCTGTAAATATTAGCTGAGGCTTCGTGTTGTCTTTACCCAAATCTTCAGGGCTAAAGACATTGAACCCGTTTGGCCCTCCAAAAATGAGTTCGCCTTTAGCTGTCTTAAAGGCCGCATTCTCATTGAAGACTTTACCCTGCAGGCCATCAGTTATATCATAGTTTCGGAAGCTTACCTGCAGCTTACCCGCTGCATCCAGCTGTGGTACTACAGTAGAGACTCCGTTCGGCGTGCTCACCCACAAATTGTGCTCATCATCTTCCAGAATGGTAAGAACTATATTGTGCGGCAACCCATCTTTCTGGGTAAATAGTCTAAAAGATTTGTCCTTTGGCTGGTACAGGTGCAGCCCTTCTGAGGTGGCTATCCATGTATTTTTACGGCTGTCGGTGTGGATGTACAGGATGTTATTACTAGCCAGGGTCTTGCTATCTTTTGGGTTGCTCCGGTAACGCATTGTTTTGCCCGTACGCTTGTCCAGTACGGCTATACCATTATTCCCTCCTACCCAGATGTTCTTGTTGGCATCCTCGGCAATGGCAGAAATATAGCTTAGCTGACTACCTGCCTCGTTTTCACCTAGCTTATACTGCCGAAATGTGCCACTAACTCTATCATACTGGTACAAACCCTGTCCCAGCGTACCTACCCACAGTACACCATCCGAGTCCTCAAAGATCTCCCAGATGTTATCATCTGCCAGACCTTCAGAATTAGCTCCGTTACCTTTAATCCGGGTAAACTTCTCCCCATCAAACTTACTTAAGCCACCAGTATAGGTACCTATCCACAGGTCTTTATTCCTATCCAGCAATAGGCTCACAATAACATCGCTCCCGATACTGTTTGGGTTGTTGGGATCGGACGCATAGCGCGTATACTTGCCGGTTTTACGGTCGAGGTATAACAATCCTCCACCATTGGTACCAATCCAAAGATTACCCTTTTCATCCTCTGCAAAGCGGTTTACATCATCATAAGGCAAACTACCGGCAACTGCAGGCTGGTGCTTGTAATGGTTAAACCGGAACATGTCTTTGTGGTAGATATTCACACCTTTTTTGTAGGTGCCTAGCCAGATGATACCCTCACGGTCTTTGTAAACAGCTTTCAGGCTATTATCTACCAGCGCATTCTCCTCGACAGAGCTGCTTAGCACATAACTTACCTGCATGGTTGACTTATGGATGATATTAATCCCACCATGATCGGTAATCACCCACACCTGCCCCGGCTCTGCCTCTACTACGCCACCCACCACATTGGATTTCAGCCTAAGGTCGGGCGTACTCTTATTGAAATTCGATAAAATTTTAGAAGCCGTTCTGTAGAGGTAAACGCCGTTATTCCGATTAAAAGTGGAGATCCAGAGGTCGTTGTCGCTATCAATGGTTAAGGTAAAGTTCTCTGCCGTTTTCTGATGAGCGTCAACCAAGGCATTAACCCGCTCCACCACCTTCAGGCTACTTGCACTTAACTTCTCCAATAAGCCATTCTGGTGCAGCACCCAATAGTCTCCTTGCCCGTTCTGCCCCATCACAGAAACAGAATTACTACTTAGGCTGCTATTTATGCCAACAGTGTGGCGAAGCTTTGTTACTTTTCTTGATTTGGGACTATACCGCACAAGCCCCTGCCCCGCCTGAATAAACCAGAAGTGTCCTTGTTTGTCCTTAAATATACTCTGTACAGTTCCCTCCTGCAGGCCATACTGCTTTAAGAAGGCAGCAAGGTTACCGGAGGTAAATGTTTCTGTTTTGGGATTGTAGATACTGAGGCCTTTGTAGGTGCTCACCCAAATATAGCCATCAGGGCCTTCATAGAGGTTCTGTACCTCATTATCGTGAATAGATGTGGAATCTTTAGAGTCGTGCCGGAAAGTCGTTATTTGATACCCGTCATAGCGGTTAAGCCCACCTTGCGTCCCGATCCACACATAACCTTTACTATCCTTCAGAAAGCAGGTTATCTGGTTATGCGAAAGCCCGCTGTTTATATCCAGCAGGGAAAATTTGTAACGATCTGGCAGGGCAGCCCTTGTAGCAACATAAGGCACCAGAAA is a genomic window containing:
- a CDS encoding hybrid sensor histidine kinase/response regulator transcription factor, with protein sequence MSLLRILFAAIMFLVPYVATRAALPDRYKFSLLDINSGLSHNQITCFLKDSKGYVWIGTQGGLNRYDGYQITTFRHDSKDSTSIHDNEVQNLYEGPDGYIWVSTYKGLSIYNPKTETFTSGNLAAFLKQYGLQEGTVQSIFKDKQGHFWFIQAGQGLVRYSPKSRKVTKLRHTVGINSSLSSNSVSVMGQNGQGDYWVLHQNGLLEKLSASSLKVVERVNALVDAHQKTAENFTLTIDSDNDLWISTFNRNNGVYLYRTASKILSNFNKSTPDLRLKSNVVGGVVEAEPGQVWVITDHGGINIIHKSTMQVSYVLSSSVEENALVDNSLKAVYKDREGIIWLGTYKKGVNIYHKDMFRFNHYKHQPAVAGSLPYDDVNRFAEDEKGNLWIGTNGGGLLYLDRKTGKYTRYASDPNNPNSIGSDVIVSLLLDRNKDLWIGTYTGGLSKFDGEKFTRIKGNGANSEGLADDNIWEIFEDSDGVLWVGTLGQGLYQYDRVSGTFRQYKLGENEAGSQLSYISAIAEDANKNIWVGGNNGIAVLDKRTGKTMRYRSNPKDSKTLASNNILYIHTDSRKNTWIATSEGLHLYQPKDKSFRLFTQKDGLPHNIVLTILEDDEHNLWVSTPNGVSTVVPQLDAAGKLQVSFRNYDITDGLQGKVFNENAAFKTAKGELIFGGPNGFNVFSPEDLGKDNTKPQLIFTDFQLFNKSLKVGEVRDDRVVLAKALSEGPHIELKHDEDVLTIGFAALSFIHPDRIRYKYKLEGFDKDWHETSPGTRQATYTNLDPGDYEFRVVASNSDGVWSEEGISMKLTVLAPFWRTTTAYVLYVLLSLGLLYSVREFELRRNRRKFLREQEKREVQQMQELNQVKIRFFTNISHEFRTPLALILAPLEKLLKSTSDAEQLKQFEMMNRNSKRLLNLVNQLLDFRKLEVEEAQLHLSEGNVIKFLQTSVQSFSDLSEKKNISLSFQADANSWYTSFDMDKLEKVLFNLLSNAFKFTNEGGKVDVTVKVLQTEAVAEGMKMLELKVQDTGIGIAKDEQEKVFERFFRSDLPTSLVNQGSGIGLAITSEFVKIHGGQISLESELGIGSCFTVRIPMKEIAPVAVVEAHVTESVVPVEDVACLEEVELSVKEKVLKKPVKEKPVLLLVEDNEDFLAYLKDNLEVHFDVLEAPNGKEGWQKALANMPDLIISDLMMPVLDGLEFCKKVKGDSRTSHIPFLLLSAHTAEEQKLRGLNIGANDYITKPFSFELLLSRVNNLVTQNQLLHKALEKKISVQTSQEEIVSLDDKLIQRAIKLVEENLSNPDFSVEYMSKELAISRVHLYKKMVSLTGTSPVEFIRKIRLQHAARLLEKSQLTVSEVAYKVGFNNRKYFTKYFKEEYQVLPSAYAESVRQYEEEIS